In a single window of the Thermus amyloliquefaciens genome:
- a CDS encoding VLRF1 family aeRF1-type release factor produces the protein MISREDVRRIKESLALQEGPILSLYLDINPAKPENRNRAYALRAKDAMKALGVPEVLEERVLEVLKNQVLEAKTAVFFVGEDRWETFLLQVELPLVSSLKTTFLGEKERRLLTDGALAHYGEPFLLPLLYALDEYERYGVVYLDQERWRVFEVFLGEVQEVGDAFLALDTEAWRRLSLDAPGRRFNLGGVSRGGAGQDLFAKRLAAWEERFYKSLSHELEKLVEERGFTRLILMGPEEHTKLFLGYLPKRLKERVVALHPSLPHPGATPGEVLKRLEPTLEEVERKAEVELLKRLEEAYPKAAFGPEVLERVQEGRVELWVLPWHLDQVVYACEGVFFPEEARALASCQNPEAKPLAVVLPELATGYAAKLEFVRGDAEKALLERGGMAALLRW, from the coding sequence ATGATCAGCAGGGAAGACGTTCGGCGCATCAAGGAAAGCCTGGCCCTCCAGGAAGGGCCGATCCTCTCCCTCTACCTGGACATCAACCCCGCCAAGCCGGAAAACCGCAACCGGGCCTACGCCCTGAGGGCCAAGGACGCCATGAAGGCCCTGGGGGTGCCGGAGGTCCTGGAGGAGCGGGTGCTGGAGGTCCTGAAGAACCAGGTGCTGGAGGCCAAGACCGCGGTCTTCTTCGTGGGGGAGGACCGCTGGGAAACCTTCCTCTTGCAGGTGGAACTCCCCCTGGTGAGTAGCCTCAAAACCACCTTCTTAGGGGAGAAGGAGCGCCGCCTCCTCACGGACGGGGCCCTGGCCCACTACGGCGAGCCCTTCCTCCTGCCCCTCCTCTACGCCCTGGACGAGTACGAGCGCTATGGGGTGGTGTACCTGGACCAGGAACGCTGGCGGGTGTTTGAGGTCTTCCTGGGCGAGGTGCAGGAGGTGGGGGATGCCTTCTTGGCCCTGGACACAGAGGCCTGGCGGAGGCTATCCCTGGACGCCCCGGGGCGCCGCTTCAACCTAGGGGGCGTCTCCCGGGGCGGGGCGGGGCAGGACCTCTTCGCCAAGCGTCTGGCCGCCTGGGAGGAACGCTTCTACAAGAGCCTAAGCCATGAGCTGGAAAAGCTTGTGGAGGAACGGGGGTTCACCCGCCTCATCCTCATGGGGCCGGAAGAGCACACCAAGCTCTTCCTGGGTTACCTTCCCAAGCGCCTGAAGGAGCGGGTGGTGGCCCTCCATCCTTCCCTTCCCCACCCTGGGGCCACGCCGGGTGAGGTGCTCAAGCGGTTGGAGCCCACCTTGGAGGAGGTGGAGCGCAAAGCCGAGGTGGAGCTCCTCAAGAGGTTGGAGGAGGCCTACCCCAAAGCGGCCTTCGGCCCCGAGGTTCTGGAAAGGGTGCAGGAGGGCCGGGTGGAGCTTTGGGTGCTTCCCTGGCACCTGGACCAGGTGGTGTACGCCTGCGAGGGCGTGTTCTTCCCCGAGGAGGCCAGGGCCCTGGCCTCCTGCCAAAACCCCGAGGCCAAGCCCCTGGCCGTGGTCCTGCCCGAGCTGGCCACGGGCTATGCGGCCAAACTGGAGTTTGTACGGGGAGATGCGGAAAAAGCCCTTTTGGAGCGCGGAGGCATGGCCGCGCTCTTGAGGTGGTGA
- a CDS encoding ferritin-like domain-containing protein yields MKVVEVLQRAYRDELLDALRAERAAERVPYPHIRALLEEVAHRERAHAEAIAEALRRLGAPPPPTPKVEEEGWEALLRLLSEEGFDRAYYLESTFPEPDLEALFTRLGQEEKLNQEAVRKAVTLLGGGL; encoded by the coding sequence ATGAAGGTGGTGGAAGTCCTGCAACGGGCCTACCGGGATGAACTCCTGGATGCCCTCCGGGCCGAGCGGGCGGCGGAGAGGGTCCCCTACCCCCACATCCGGGCCCTCCTGGAGGAGGTGGCCCACCGGGAGCGGGCCCATGCCGAGGCCATCGCGGAAGCCTTGCGCCGCCTCGGCGCCCCTCCTCCCCCCACGCCCAAGGTGGAAGAGGAGGGGTGGGAGGCCCTTCTCCGCCTCCTTTCCGAGGAAGGGTTTGACCGGGCCTACTACCTGGAAAGCACCTTCCCCGAGCCGGACCTCGAGGCCCTCTTCACCCGGCTTGGCCAGGAGGAAAAGCTCAACCAAGAGGCCGTGCGCAAAGCCGTGACCCTTTTAGGAGGTGGTCTATGA
- the clpB gene encoding ATP-dependent chaperone ClpB, whose product MNLERWTQAAREALAQAQVLAREMKHQAIDLPHLWAVLLKNPTGLAWKLLEKAGGNPKALKESAERELGRLPRVEGAEVGQYLSQRLARALDRAEALMGELKDRFVALDTLVLALAEAWVKSAGEPSLQAHLPEEGSLRKALLELRGGKTVQTEHAESTYNALEQYGIDLTKLAAEGKLDPVIGRDEEIRRTIQILLRRTKNNPVLIGEPGVGKTAIVEGLAQRIVKGDVPEGLKGKRIVSLQMGSLLAGAKYRGEFEERLKAVIQEVVGSQGEIILFIDELHTVVGAGKAEGAVDAGNMLKPALARGELRLIGATTLDEYREIEKDPALERRFQPVYVDEPSVEETISILRGIKEKYEVHHGVRISDPAIVAAAVLSHRYITERRLPDKAIDLIDEAAARLRMALESAPEEIDTLERKKLQLEIEREALKKEKDPDSLERLKAIEEEIAALTQEIAKLKAEWEAEREVLKRLREAQHRLDEVRRQIELAERQYDLNRAAELRYGELPRLEAEVEALSERLKNARFVRLEVTEEDIAEIVSRWTGIPVSKLLEGEREKLLRLEEELHKRVVGQEEAIRAVADAIRRARAGLKDPNRPIGSFLFLGPTGVGKTELAKTLAATLFDTEEAMVRIDMTEYMEKHAVSRLIGAPPGYVGYEEGGQLTEAVRRRPYTVILFDEIEKAHPDVFNILLQILDDGRLTDSHGRTVDFRNTVIILTSNLGSPLILEGIQKGLPYERIREEVFAVLQRHFRPEFLNRLDEIVVFRPLTKEQIREIVEIQLQGLRARLGEKRIALTLTEAAKDHLAERGYDPVFGARPLKRVIGRELETPLAVKILAGEIKEGDTVVVDKGPAGLVFRVEERVQA is encoded by the coding sequence ATGAACCTGGAACGCTGGACCCAAGCCGCCCGCGAGGCCCTGGCCCAGGCCCAAGTCCTGGCCCGGGAGATGAAGCACCAGGCCATCGACCTGCCCCACCTGTGGGCCGTGCTGCTCAAGAACCCCACGGGCCTGGCCTGGAAGCTCTTGGAAAAGGCAGGGGGAAACCCCAAGGCCCTTAAGGAAAGCGCCGAGCGGGAACTGGGGCGGCTACCCAGGGTGGAGGGGGCCGAGGTGGGCCAGTACCTTTCCCAAAGGCTCGCCCGGGCCCTGGACCGGGCCGAGGCCCTCATGGGGGAGCTTAAGGACCGGTTCGTGGCCCTGGACACCCTGGTCCTGGCCTTGGCGGAGGCCTGGGTCAAGAGCGCAGGCGAGCCCTCCCTCCAGGCCCACCTTCCCGAGGAAGGTTCTTTGAGGAAAGCCCTGCTTGAACTCAGAGGAGGTAAGACCGTGCAAACGGAACACGCGGAAAGCACCTACAACGCCCTGGAGCAATACGGCATTGACCTCACCAAGCTGGCCGCCGAGGGCAAGCTGGACCCGGTGATCGGGCGGGACGAGGAGATCCGGCGCACCATCCAGATCCTCCTCCGGCGCACCAAGAACAACCCCGTGCTCATCGGCGAGCCCGGGGTGGGCAAGACCGCCATCGTGGAGGGCCTGGCCCAGCGCATCGTCAAGGGGGACGTGCCCGAGGGCCTAAAAGGCAAGCGCATCGTCTCCTTGCAGATGGGCTCCCTCCTGGCCGGGGCCAAGTACCGGGGGGAGTTTGAGGAGCGCCTGAAGGCGGTGATCCAGGAGGTGGTGGGAAGCCAAGGGGAAATCATCCTCTTCATCGACGAGCTGCACACCGTGGTGGGGGCGGGCAAGGCGGAAGGGGCCGTGGACGCCGGCAACATGCTGAAGCCCGCCCTGGCCCGGGGAGAGCTTCGGCTCATCGGGGCCACCACCCTGGACGAGTACCGGGAGATCGAGAAGGACCCCGCCCTGGAAAGGCGCTTCCAGCCGGTTTACGTGGACGAGCCCAGCGTGGAGGAGACCATCTCCATCCTGCGGGGCATCAAGGAGAAGTACGAGGTGCACCACGGGGTGCGCATCTCCGACCCCGCCATCGTGGCGGCCGCGGTCCTTTCCCACCGCTACATCACGGAAAGGCGCCTCCCCGACAAGGCCATTGACCTCATTGACGAGGCGGCTGCCCGCCTGCGCATGGCCCTGGAAAGCGCCCCCGAGGAAATCGACACCCTGGAGCGCAAGAAGCTTCAGCTGGAGATTGAGCGGGAAGCCCTTAAGAAGGAAAAGGACCCCGACTCCCTGGAGCGCCTAAAGGCCATTGAGGAGGAGATCGCCGCCCTCACCCAGGAGATCGCCAAGCTCAAGGCGGAGTGGGAGGCGGAGCGGGAGGTCTTGAAGCGGCTCCGCGAGGCCCAGCACCGCCTGGACGAGGTGAGGCGGCAGATTGAGCTGGCCGAGCGCCAGTACGACCTGAACCGGGCCGCGGAGCTCCGCTACGGGGAGCTTCCCCGCCTCGAGGCCGAGGTGGAGGCCCTCTCCGAGAGGCTCAAAAACGCCCGCTTCGTGCGCCTGGAGGTGACCGAGGAGGACATCGCCGAGATCGTCTCCCGCTGGACGGGGATCCCGGTTTCCAAGCTCCTGGAAGGGGAAAGGGAGAAGCTTTTGCGGCTTGAAGAGGAGCTCCACAAGCGGGTGGTGGGCCAGGAGGAGGCCATCCGCGCCGTGGCCGACGCCATACGGCGGGCCCGGGCCGGCCTTAAGGACCCGAACCGCCCCATCGGGAGCTTCCTCTTCCTGGGCCCCACGGGGGTGGGCAAGACGGAGCTGGCCAAAACCCTGGCCGCCACCCTTTTCGACACCGAGGAGGCCATGGTGCGCATTGACATGACGGAGTACATGGAGAAGCACGCGGTGAGCCGCCTCATCGGGGCCCCTCCCGGCTACGTGGGCTACGAGGAGGGGGGCCAGCTCACCGAGGCGGTGCGGCGGCGGCCCTACACGGTCATCCTCTTTGACGAGATCGAGAAGGCCCACCCCGACGTCTTCAATATCCTCCTGCAGATCCTGGACGACGGCCGCCTCACCGACTCCCACGGGCGCACCGTGGACTTCCGCAACACCGTCATCATCCTCACCTCCAACCTGGGAAGCCCCTTGATCCTGGAAGGCATCCAAAAGGGTCTGCCCTACGAGCGCATCCGGGAGGAGGTCTTCGCCGTGTTGCAACGGCACTTCCGCCCCGAGTTCCTGAACCGCCTGGACGAGATCGTGGTCTTTAGGCCCCTCACCAAGGAGCAAATCCGCGAGATCGTGGAGATCCAGCTCCAAGGGCTCCGGGCGCGCCTTGGGGAAAAGCGCATCGCCCTCACCCTAACGGAGGCGGCCAAGGACCACCTGGCCGAACGGGGCTACGACCCGGTCTTCGGGGCCAGGCCCCTCAAGCGGGTGATCGGCCGGGAGCTGGAAACCCCCCTGGCGGTGAAGATCCTGGCCGGGGAGATCAAGGAGGGGGACACGGTGGTGGTGGACAAAGGTCCTGCGGGCCTGGTCTTCCGCGTGGAGGAGCGCGTCCAGGCGTAG